In the uncultured Methanobacterium sp. genome, one interval contains:
- a CDS encoding Ig-like domain repeat protein has translation MKNRIILILAVSIFILIFSSAAYAEDNSSANDSLNNSQNYSVVNPTTGVPENTVLNNNSQKSYSSIKSAIDDASSGDTLLIGPGTYYESLEIEINLNLIGSGIDNTTINPNKDGGWDRAVYIDSNSGKCTVVNISHLTIKDGATKSYGGGIKNDGVNVTLTNVKLYDNEAVKFQAGTDGGGYGGAIYNAGVLTLINCTVKDNSVGFAEGKLEDILGGGIYNKGKATLIVINSTFSGNVAGEPGDTYLGGLGGAIYNDNDDGSGYLTIIGCTFTDNTAKCGYAGSNVIKGGDGGAIYNKGSMTATNNTFNGNTANYYWDPKDNNLHGGKGGAIYISDSDDVNLINNTFNSNTAVYGGSIYWTTDSDDHTHYLNITGCNFYNNTVQAIDSATGKPIVYYTLDMSTMEIIDATLTFADAFTKLALSFKTWAEDIQNIVDNLNGMQSDIVKHTVEATGGAIYMNTNVNNPLFVNDCFFFNNTAALGGAIHNFGAGSLIISNSTFTNNTAGCGAAIYSNNLGPLNVTGSNFNTNNAGTGGAIYYGGTTDHTWAQVAASENIFNGNIAYVGGVCYNGIDGTSNTYLTFNRINGTDDYTIFNEYASNKINAWYNWWGSNEGPGTYDSNTANVDTEYWMVLTVTPNPSTIVCGDNSTVTADMLYDNQGRYHDPQFGKIPDGLIIIFSVTDGSITNSSVMLNGEANTTYTSNVTKAPEQVVVYANVDRTNNGVFNYINISAMPILIIVSPAHNLAGGYVTLAAKVTDTNDNLVNEGTVKFNVGFAPTIIVQVINGYAEYYWQIPLSFSTSPIIANYTGNYHSSAQNMATLTVDSAGAGSTGLSVPAVTGYYGDNVTLTATLVDAYNQPISDKNVTFFVGNTLVGSAMTNPTGQATLTYNMLLNPGTYDIKAQFYASSGYRQSSNTGYLNVLINPTTITVDNITGFYGDYTNLTATLIDVIGNPVSNKTINFSLNNVSVGSAVTGANGVATLKYLLNSTPGAYAIVALFGGNENYVAIEGQGVLNILNRTIIYVSETGDDVNGYGSLQYPFQTIAKALSVANTGNTIYLLPGTFDSLDDLRQVITKNLTITGENPFNTIIDDGCVGGPIFSIASGVNVIICNLTFQNTYTDDYGAIVNSGALSLANCIFNGNADNTNGGAIINYGSLNVNNSTFFSNLVAQYGGAIFNSGNLTVNNSVFDSNTASLSGGAIENQKDATIINSTFFDNDSQNAGAIDNQGTLNIINCVFTANNAINGGAIVNSAVLKITNSTFTNNTASGNGGAIENTGYNAEINIDHTTFSNNSASNGGAIYAPDNHSVPFDFTNCSFLQNHANGNGGAIYYYNQEQPNLGQLNIENSTFAGNSAGNNGGAIFNTDSMRLESLTFTGNSAGNNGGAIYTDCLMNMVHNTLTGNNANLGGGIYSDEDGSCFMSYNRFYNNTASKGKSFYSYGGFLNITNNWWGTNNDPGLQDIINGEYVSLNYDPWLILSINATPGSLNASQVANVNANLIMNSNHQNTYDVYGDWICDGIPVLFGSNIGDVNPVNNVTFMGASNSTFNPNSTPGVANVSATVDNQTVYTAVDVLSADVEVNKTVNNSRPNVGDTVTFTVTVKNNGPDTATNIQIADSFPGGFDSVVINSPTGDYKNGIWYIPELASGSNAILTMSGVVTKDLAGNTTTNTAIKLLEDQLDPNTANDNASASIYVPVVNITVFQHPWYVDADTLTYQTVSSYYNTLVYNLDVWNTGTDTATNVVIKEVLGDAYELVGFNTEGVGSASYDSTTRTITWTIASLPSMVKAVLTLNALVVGTGDNTPNLVVNASLNNSNEYDIPNNHKWSDWSVYVAPSADIQVNQTKQETTEADGQYVTYTITAINNGPNTASNIQITDNLPIGLINTVVTPGLGTTYTLNSNQILWNITSLSNGSSVVLTVKAKINVTNGTFVNTASKTGQGELDWETNNNAATTVLDLSGNYTPQVNVYVKQYPWYYNDKTDTYQTVSGYYKPIVYSILVRNKGVNDATGVVVNEFVGDGYQLTSFTTKGYGTASYNSTTGIITWNIGSIPAGGEVCLNVFALVIATGNNTPDLTVNASLAHVDQNDVQGSPKWASYSIYVPSTLDVSLADNKGNLYFNIISVDSNVHVGDLITLKYKLGNYGPSDATDVKVKIHIPDGLEFVDANVDVGTCYYDNATRTVVWTLPLVKVGDPYLDLHLRGLENGNYILRPIITSPTYLLSAGAMINPSGLTVAAGEPTDNGSTVGGSSMDVNAVNAASNSVGMQNTGLPLPAMFLAIIMVLGGLLIPRRK, from the coding sequence AATCTTGATATTGGCGGTATCTATTTTTATTTTAATTTTTAGCAGTGCAGCATATGCAGAAGATAACTCATCGGCTAATGATTCTCTTAATAATTCTCAAAATTATTCAGTGGTTAATCCTACCACTGGAGTTCCTGAAAATACTGTGCTGAACAACAATTCGCAAAAAAGTTACTCCAGTATTAAATCAGCGATAGATGATGCATCTTCGGGTGATACTCTACTAATTGGGCCAGGTACTTACTATGAAAGCCTAGAAATTGAAATAAATCTTAATTTAATAGGTTCTGGTATTGATAATACTACTATTAACCCTAATAAAGATGGAGGTTGGGACAGAGCTGTATATATTGATAGTAATAGTGGTAAATGTACAGTGGTAAATATATCCCATTTAACCATTAAAGACGGTGCAACTAAAAGTTATGGTGGTGGAATCAAGAATGATGGGGTGAACGTAACCCTGACCAATGTTAAACTATATGATAATGAAGCGGTAAAATTCCAGGCCGGAACCGATGGTGGTGGTTATGGTGGAGCCATCTACAATGCAGGTGTTTTAACCTTAATTAATTGTACAGTCAAAGATAATAGTGTGGGGTTCGCTGAGGGAAAACTTGAGGATATCCTTGGTGGAGGAATCTACAATAAAGGTAAAGCCACCTTGATTGTAATTAACAGCACATTCAGTGGTAATGTTGCCGGTGAACCTGGAGATACTTATCTTGGTGGGCTGGGTGGAGCCATCTACAATGATAACGATGATGGGAGTGGTTATTTAACTATTATCGGATGCACATTCACAGATAACACCGCAAAATGTGGATATGCCGGATCAAATGTTATTAAAGGTGGTGATGGTGGTGCCATTTACAACAAGGGCAGCATGACCGCTACAAACAATACATTCAACGGTAACACTGCAAATTATTACTGGGATCCAAAGGATAACAATTTACATGGTGGTAAAGGCGGAGCAATTTACATCTCTGATAGTGATGATGTAAATTTAATAAATAACACCTTCAACAGCAACACTGCAGTCTATGGTGGAAGTATATACTGGACCACGGATAGTGATGATCATACTCACTACCTCAACATAACTGGTTGTAATTTTTATAACAATACTGTCCAGGCCATTGATAGCGCTACTGGAAAACCGATAGTATACTACACACTAGATATGAGCACAATGGAAATTATTGATGCTACTTTAACATTTGCAGATGCATTTACCAAACTAGCATTATCTTTTAAAACCTGGGCTGAAGATATCCAGAATATTGTGGATAACTTAAATGGTATGCAATCTGATATTGTAAAACATACAGTTGAAGCAACTGGAGGGGCTATTTACATGAATACCAATGTAAATAATCCATTATTTGTAAATGACTGTTTTTTCTTCAATAACACCGCTGCTCTGGGTGGGGCCATACATAATTTTGGAGCAGGTTCATTAATTATTTCCAACAGCACCTTTACTAATAATACCGCTGGTTGTGGTGCAGCTATATATAGCAATAACCTTGGCCCTTTAAATGTTACAGGGAGCAATTTTAACACCAACAATGCAGGAACTGGTGGTGCAATCTACTATGGTGGTACCACAGATCACACCTGGGCTCAAGTAGCTGCATCTGAAAATATATTCAATGGAAATATTGCATATGTGGGTGGTGTATGCTATAATGGAATTGATGGAACTTCCAATACCTACTTAACTTTTAACCGAATCAATGGAACAGACGATTATACTATATTCAACGAGTATGCATCCAATAAAATTAATGCATGGTATAACTGGTGGGGTTCAAATGAAGGGCCAGGAACCTATGATTCCAACACTGCAAACGTAGATACTGAATACTGGATGGTTTTAACAGTTACACCTAATCCCTCAACCATAGTATGTGGTGATAATTCAACAGTCACTGCAGATATGCTCTATGATAATCAGGGCCGTTATCATGACCCTCAATTTGGAAAAATACCTGATGGGTTAATTATAATCTTTAGTGTTACTGATGGATCCATTACTAATTCATCGGTCATGCTAAATGGGGAAGCAAACACAACCTATACCTCTAATGTTACTAAAGCACCTGAACAGGTGGTGGTCTATGCAAATGTTGATAGAACCAATAATGGTGTCTTTAACTACATTAACATCAGTGCAATGCCCATTTTGATCATTGTTAGTCCAGCCCACAATTTAGCAGGGGGATACGTGACACTAGCTGCAAAAGTGACAGATACCAATGATAACCTCGTAAATGAAGGAACTGTTAAATTTAACGTGGGATTCGCTCCGACCATAATAGTACAAGTAATAAATGGATATGCCGAATATTACTGGCAGATACCCCTTAGTTTTTCAACATCTCCCATAATTGCCAATTATACTGGTAATTATCATTCATCGGCACAAAATATGGCAACTTTAACCGTGGACTCTGCTGGTGCTGGTTCAACAGGGCTAAGTGTTCCAGCGGTAACCGGATATTATGGGGATAATGTTACTTTAACTGCTACATTGGTAGATGCTTACAACCAGCCTATATCTGATAAAAATGTGACTTTCTTCGTGGGTAACACCTTAGTGGGCAGTGCTATGACCAATCCAACAGGACAGGCTACCTTAACGTATAATATGTTATTAAACCCGGGCACATACGACATCAAAGCCCAATTTTACGCAAGTTCAGGATACCGCCAGTCCAGTAACACCGGATATTTAAATGTGTTAATAAACCCCACAACAATCACTGTTGATAATATCACTGGATTTTATGGGGACTATACAAACCTGACTGCCACCTTAATTGATGTAATAGGCAATCCAGTATCTAATAAAACCATCAACTTCAGTTTAAACAATGTAAGTGTTGGTAGCGCCGTTACTGGTGCTAATGGTGTAGCTACCCTTAAATATCTTTTAAACTCAACTCCGGGTGCTTATGCTATTGTGGCATTATTCGGGGGTAATGAGAATTATGTGGCTATTGAAGGTCAGGGTGTCCTGAATATACTCAATCGAACTATAATTTATGTATCAGAAACAGGGGATGATGTTAATGGATATGGGAGCCTTCAATATCCATTCCAAACCATCGCCAAGGCCCTGAGTGTGGCAAACACAGGTAATACAATATACCTTTTACCTGGAACCTTTGATTCACTGGATGATCTACGACAGGTAATCACCAAGAATTTAACCATAACCGGAGAAAATCCTTTTAACACCATTATTGATGATGGCTGCGTAGGTGGGCCTATATTTAGTATAGCCTCAGGCGTGAATGTCATTATCTGCAACTTAACCTTCCAAAACACGTATACCGATGATTATGGGGCCATAGTAAACAGTGGTGCCCTAAGTCTGGCTAACTGTATCTTCAATGGTAATGCTGATAATACCAATGGTGGAGCTATCATCAATTACGGCAGCTTGAATGTAAATAACTCCACCTTCTTCAGTAACCTGGTTGCGCAGTACGGTGGAGCTATCTTTAATTCTGGAAATTTAACTGTGAATAACTCTGTCTTCGACAGCAACACAGCTTCACTATCAGGTGGAGCCATTGAAAACCAAAAAGATGCAACAATAATTAACAGTACGTTCTTTGATAACGATTCACAGAATGCAGGAGCAATTGATAACCAGGGCACATTAAACATTATTAATTGTGTCTTTACAGCCAATAATGCCATTAATGGTGGGGCAATTGTAAATTCCGCAGTACTAAAAATAACCAACAGCACCTTTACCAACAACACTGCTTCAGGAAATGGGGGAGCTATAGAAAACACCGGATACAATGCAGAAATAAACATAGATCATACCACATTCAGCAATAACTCTGCTTCAAATGGTGGGGCGATTTATGCACCGGATAATCATTCAGTACCGTTTGATTTTACTAACTGTTCATTCCTCCAAAACCATGCTAATGGGAATGGTGGGGCTATATATTACTATAACCAGGAACAACCTAACTTGGGACAATTGAACATAGAAAACAGCACATTCGCAGGCAATAGTGCCGGAAATAATGGTGGAGCTATTTTCAATACAGATAGTATGAGATTAGAATCCCTCACCTTCACTGGCAATTCTGCTGGAAATAATGGTGGGGCCATTTACACCGATTGTCTGATGAATATGGTTCACAATACCCTCACAGGCAACAATGCAAATCTGGGTGGTGGAATCTACAGTGATGAAGATGGGTCATGTTTTATGAGCTACAACAGATTCTACAATAATACGGCTTCAAAAGGTAAGTCCTTTTACAGTTATGGTGGATTTTTGAATATTACCAATAACTGGTGGGGTACCAATAACGATCCTGGACTTCAAGATATCATAAACGGTGAATATGTATCCTTAAATTATGATCCATGGTTGATTCTCAGTATAAATGCAACTCCCGGTTCTTTAAACGCGAGTCAAGTTGCTAATGTCAATGCCAACCTTATAATGAACTCCAATCATCAGAACACTTATGATGTCTATGGTGATTGGATCTGTGATGGTATTCCAGTACTCTTTGGGTCAAATATTGGAGATGTTAATCCAGTAAATAATGTGACTTTCATGGGCGCATCTAACAGTACTTTCAACCCCAATTCAACTCCGGGGGTTGCAAATGTTTCAGCTACTGTTGATAACCAGACAGTTTACACTGCAGTTGATGTTCTTTCTGCGGATGTGGAAGTAAATAAGACAGTTAATAATTCAAGGCCAAATGTAGGGGATACAGTTACTTTCACGGTGACCGTTAAAAACAACGGGCCTGACACAGCCACCAATATCCAGATAGCCGACAGTTTCCCTGGTGGCTTTGATAGTGTAGTTATTAATAGTCCCACTGGAGACTATAAGAATGGAATTTGGTACATTCCAGAGCTTGCAAGTGGTTCAAATGCTATTTTAACCATGAGTGGAGTAGTTACTAAAGATCTTGCGGGAAATACCACAACCAATACTGCTATTAAGCTGTTAGAGGACCAGCTTGATCCGAATACTGCCAACGATAATGCCAGTGCGAGTATTTATGTACCCGTGGTTAATATTACAGTTTTCCAGCATCCATGGTATGTTGATGCTGACACTCTGACCTATCAAACTGTATCCAGTTATTACAATACCCTGGTATACAATTTGGATGTATGGAATACTGGTACTGACACAGCCACCAACGTTGTAATTAAAGAAGTCTTGGGAGATGCATATGAACTAGTTGGTTTCAACACTGAAGGGGTGGGAAGTGCCTCCTATGATAGTACAACCAGAACTATAACCTGGACTATTGCTTCTCTCCCATCTATGGTTAAAGCAGTTCTAACTTTAAATGCATTAGTGGTGGGAACTGGGGATAACACACCTAATCTCGTTGTTAATGCCAGTTTGAATAATTCAAACGAATATGACATTCCAAATAATCATAAATGGTCTGATTGGTCAGTTTATGTAGCACCCTCTGCAGATATACAGGTTAATCAGACAAAACAGGAAACAACCGAAGCAGATGGACAGTATGTTACGTACACGATAACTGCTATTAACAACGGGCCGAATACTGCCAGTAACATTCAGATAACTGATAATTTACCTATTGGGTTGATTAACACGGTTGTAACTCCGGGACTTGGAACAACGTATACTCTAAATTCCAATCAAATATTATGGAATATCACGTCTTTGAGTAATGGTTCAAGTGTTGTTCTTACGGTTAAGGCTAAAATTAATGTTACTAATGGTACTTTCGTGAATACAGCCAGTAAAACTGGGCAGGGAGAACTGGATTGGGAAACCAACAACAATGCAGCGACAACTGTTTTGGATTTATCTGGAAATTACACCCCTCAGGTAAATGTATACGTAAAACAATACCCATGGTACTATAATGACAAAACAGATACGTATCAGACAGTTTCTGGATATTATAAGCCTATTGTGTATTCAATATTAGTGAGGAATAAGGGAGTTAATGATGCTACTGGTGTTGTAGTTAATGAATTCGTGGGTGATGGTTATCAACTGACTAGCTTTACAACCAAAGGTTATGGGACTGCGTCCTATAATAGCACAACTGGTATTATTACTTGGAATATTGGTTCTATTCCCGCCGGTGGAGAGGTCTGTCTCAATGTCTTTGCCCTGGTAATAGCCACTGGAAACAACACACCGGACTTGACAGTAAACGCCAGTCTGGCACATGTGGATCAGAATGATGTTCAGGGTTCACCTAAGTGGGCCAGTTACTCTATCTATGTACCATCAACACTGGATGTTTCTTTGGCTGATAATAAGGGTAATCTGTACTTTAACATTATTTCAGTTGATTCTAATGTCCATGTAGGTGATTTAATCACTCTTAAATATAAACTGGGAAATTATGGGCCTAGTGATGCCACAGATGTTAAAGTGAAGATCCATATTCCAGATGGGTTGGAGTTTGTGGATGCTAATGTAGATGTGGGAACTTGTTACTATGACAATGCTACCCGAACCGTTGTTTGGACTTTACCATTGGTCAAAGTAGGTGATCCTTACCTTGATCTGCATTTAAGAGGTTTAGAAAATGGTAATTACATCTTAAGGCCTATAATTACCAGTCCAACATATCTTTTAAGTGCAGGGGCAATGATTAATCCATCTGGTTTAACTGTTGCTGCTGGAGAACCCACAGATAATGGAAGTACGGTTGGTGGAAGTTCCATGGATGTGAATGCGGTAAATGCTGCTAGTAACTCTGTAGGCATGCAAAATACAGGATTACCATTACCCGCAATGTTCCTAGCTATCATAATGGTACTGGGCGGATTATTAATACCCCGGAGGAAGTAA
- a CDS encoding lasso RiPP family leader peptide-containing protein, which yields MKDKRIYKKPEVEEYGTLKTITQGGTGGNTEGENMTDAS from the coding sequence ATGAAAGATAAACGAATTTATAAAAAGCCGGAAGTTGAAGAATATGGGACTTTAAAAACTATCACTCAAGGTGGGACCGGAGGTAATACTGAAGGAGAGAACATGACAGATGCTTCATAG